In a single window of the Rhizobiaceae bacterium genome:
- the ettA gene encoding energy-dependent translational throttle protein EttA, whose product MARQFIYHMSGLTKAYGTKKVLDNVHLSFYPDAKIGILGPNGAGKSTILRIMAGMDKEYSGEAWLAEGATVGYLAQEPQLDANKTVFENVMDGVAKMTAIIERYNELMMNYSDETADESAKLQDEMDRLNLWDLEQQIEMAMDALACPPKDADVTKLSGGERRRVALCRLLLEQPDLLLLDEPTNHLDAETTAWLEKHLRAYPGAVLIITHDRYFLDNVTGWILELDRGRSIPYEGNYTAYLEAKAKRLKQEGREDDARQKAITREREWIASSPKARQTKSKARIKAFEELLEQADSRRPTDTQIVIPHGERLGNVVIEIDGLSKGYGDRLLIDDLSFKLPPGGIVGVIGPNGAGKTTLFRMITGQEKPDQGSIRVGETVKLGYVDQSRDALDPNKTVWEEISGGAEVVKLGKFDANTRAYCSSFNFRGGDQQQKVGNLSGGQRNRVHLAKMLRTGGNVLLLDEPTNDLDTETLAALEDALESFGGCAVIISHDRMFLDRLATHILAFEGDSHVEWFEGNFEDYEQDKIRRLGPEAVNPHRMTYKRLTR is encoded by the coding sequence GTGGCTCGCCAATTCATCTACCATATGTCCGGCCTGACCAAGGCTTACGGCACCAAGAAGGTGCTCGATAACGTGCATCTTTCCTTCTATCCCGACGCCAAGATCGGCATCCTCGGCCCCAACGGCGCGGGCAAGTCCACCATCCTGCGCATCATGGCGGGCATGGACAAGGAATATTCGGGCGAGGCGTGGCTGGCCGAAGGCGCGACCGTGGGCTACCTCGCGCAGGAGCCGCAGCTCGATGCGAACAAGACGGTGTTCGAGAACGTCATGGACGGCGTTGCGAAAATGACCGCCATCATCGAACGCTACAATGAGCTGATGATGAACTACTCCGACGAGACGGCGGATGAGTCGGCCAAGCTTCAGGACGAGATGGACCGCCTCAACCTCTGGGACCTCGAGCAGCAGATCGAGATGGCGATGGATGCGCTGGCCTGTCCGCCGAAGGATGCCGACGTGACCAAGCTGTCCGGTGGCGAGCGCCGCCGCGTTGCGCTTTGCCGCCTGCTGCTCGAACAGCCCGATCTGCTGCTGCTCGACGAGCCGACCAACCACCTCGACGCCGAGACGACCGCATGGCTGGAAAAGCATCTGCGCGCCTATCCGGGCGCAGTGCTGATCATCACCCACGACCGCTACTTTCTCGACAACGTTACTGGCTGGATTCTCGAACTCGACCGTGGCCGCAGCATTCCATATGAAGGCAATTACACCGCCTATCTGGAAGCCAAGGCCAAGCGGCTCAAGCAGGAAGGCCGCGAGGACGACGCCCGCCAGAAGGCGATCACGCGCGAGCGTGAATGGATCGCGTCCAGTCCGAAAGCGCGACAAACCAAATCCAAGGCACGCATCAAGGCGTTCGAGGAACTGCTTGAACAGGCCGACAGCCGCAGGCCGACCGATACCCAGATCGTCATTCCGCATGGCGAACGGCTTGGCAACGTGGTTATCGAAATCGACGGGCTTTCGAAAGGGTATGGCGACCGGTTGCTGATTGACGACCTGTCGTTCAAGCTTCCGCCCGGCGGCATTGTGGGCGTCATCGGACCGAACGGCGCGGGCAAGACGACCTTGTTCCGCATGATTACGGGTCAGGAGAAGCCGGATCAGGGCTCCATTCGCGTCGGCGAGACGGTAAAGCTCGGTTATGTCGACCAGAGCCGCGATGCGCTCGACCCCAACAAGACCGTCTGGGAGGAAATCTCCGGCGGTGCGGAGGTGGTCAAGCTCGGCAAGTTCGACGCGAACACGCGCGCCTATTGCTCGTCCTTCAACTTTCGCGGCGGCGACCAGCAGCAGAAGGTCGGCAACCTGTCCGGCGGCCAGCGGAACCGCGTGCACCTCGCCAAGATGCTGCGCACGGGCGGCAACGTGCTGCTCCTCGACGAGCCGACCAATGACCTCGACACCGAAACGCTGGCCGCACTTGAGGATGCGCTCGAAAGTTTTGGCGGCTGTGCAGTCATCATCAGCCACGACCGCATGTTCCTCGACCGTCTGGCGACGCATATTCTCGCCTTTGAGGGCGACAGCCATGTGGAATGGTTCGAGGGCAATTTCGAGGATTACGAGCAGGACAAGATCCGCCGTCTCGGGCCGGAGGCGGTCAATCCGCATCGCATGACCTACAAGCGGCTGACACGCTGA
- the tsaA gene encoding tRNA (N6-threonylcarbamoyladenosine(37)-N6)-methyltransferase TrmO, whose translation MQVTTEQREGEISLDFDPAKLPGDGYVVFIGRIRSPWLDRETCPKNVAAARDTKQPATVEVDPRWREGLTGLEGFSHIVVLTWLDRAQRNLIVQKPRHAPDSKGVFALRSPARPNPVGLHVVRLLALDRDRGTLTLEGIDVLDGTPVIDIKPYYASTDSVPDAKRADGR comes from the coding sequence ATGCAAGTGACGACTGAGCAAAGAGAGGGCGAAATCTCGCTCGACTTCGATCCGGCCAAACTGCCCGGCGACGGCTATGTCGTTTTCATCGGGCGCATTCGCTCGCCATGGCTGGACCGCGAGACCTGTCCCAAGAACGTAGCGGCGGCGCGTGACACAAAGCAGCCCGCCACCGTAGAGGTCGATCCGCGCTGGCGCGAGGGGCTGACCGGGCTGGAGGGCTTCAGCCACATCGTGGTGCTGACCTGGCTTGATCGGGCGCAGCGGAATCTGATTGTGCAAAAGCCGCGCCATGCGCCCGATTCGAAAGGCGTTTTCGCGCTTCGCTCCCCTGCCCGGCCCAATCCCGTCGGCCTTCATGTCGTGCGTCTGCTGGCGCTGGACCGTGACAGGGGCACCTTGACGCTGGAAGGCATCGACGTGCTGGACGGAACGCCGGTCATCGACATCAAGCCCTATTACGCTTCGACGGACTCCGTACCCGATGCGAAGCGCGCGGATGGCAGATAG
- a CDS encoding DUF2293 domain-containing protein, with translation MATQRQRAIAKALTALLPWAPYSETEVIRSEANSVHMKSLPPSVAVWLATVAHVRHQHTDYDRLLDEGYDRESARFFVIDKTNEVLTHWRATRLLDPDDEEI, from the coding sequence GTGGCAACGCAACGCCAGCGAGCGATTGCCAAGGCGCTGACGGCACTCCTGCCCTGGGCGCCCTATTCGGAAACGGAAGTCATCAGGAGCGAGGCCAACTCCGTTCATATGAAGAGCCTGCCGCCCTCGGTCGCGGTCTGGCTAGCCACCGTCGCGCATGTTCGCCACCAGCATACCGACTATGACCGTCTCCTCGATGAAGGCTACGACCGGGAATCAGCGCGCTTCTTCGTGATCGACAAGACCAATGAGGTGCTGACGCATTGGCGCGCGACGCGCCTTCTCGACCCCGACGACGAGGAGATTTAG
- a CDS encoding CoA transferase, with protein MANPPLHGIRVIELARILAGPWAGQLLADLGADVIKVESPEGGDDTRKWGPPFVEGADGENLSAAYFHACNRGKRSIAIDFSTPEGAAIVRKLVAGADVVIENFKLGGLKKYGLDYESLKADNPRLVYCSITGFGQTGPYAARAGYDFIVQGMSGLMSITGPAGGEPQKVGVAVTDIFTGLYSVIAIQAALRHAEATGQGQQIDMALLDTQMGVLANQNLNYLVSGKPPVQMGNAHPNIAPYEVLSAKDGHFILAVGNDGQFRKFCGVVGLDDCAERPDFATNAARVANRDALRARMLPALAAFERDALLAALEKAGVPASPINNIGQAFADPQAIARGMHLELEDGHGSRLPSVRTPILLSGTRLTYDRPSPRLGEHTAEILAELDKHE; from the coding sequence ATGGCAAATCCTCCACTTCACGGCATCCGTGTCATCGAGCTTGCTCGTATCCTCGCCGGTCCGTGGGCCGGGCAATTGCTCGCCGATCTTGGCGCGGACGTCATCAAGGTGGAAAGCCCGGAAGGCGGCGACGACACCCGCAAATGGGGACCGCCATTCGTGGAAGGTGCAGACGGAGAGAACCTCTCGGCTGCCTATTTCCACGCCTGCAATCGTGGCAAACGCTCCATCGCGATAGACTTCTCCACGCCGGAGGGCGCGGCGATCGTGCGAAAACTCGTTGCCGGCGCCGATGTCGTCATCGAGAATTTCAAGCTCGGCGGACTGAAGAAATACGGCCTCGACTATGAATCGCTGAAGGCCGACAATCCGCGCCTCGTCTATTGCTCCATCACGGGCTTCGGGCAGACCGGTCCTTACGCGGCGCGCGCCGGTTATGACTTCATCGTGCAAGGCATGTCCGGACTGATGTCGATCACCGGCCCGGCAGGCGGGGAACCTCAGAAGGTCGGCGTGGCAGTGACCGACATCTTCACCGGCCTCTATTCGGTGATCGCCATTCAGGCGGCGCTTCGACACGCGGAAGCGACGGGGCAAGGCCAGCAGATCGACATGGCCCTGCTCGACACCCAGATGGGCGTACTCGCAAACCAGAACCTGAACTATCTCGTCTCCGGCAAGCCCCCCGTGCAGATGGGCAATGCCCATCCCAACATCGCGCCCTATGAGGTGCTGTCAGCAAAGGACGGCCATTTCATTCTCGCCGTGGGCAATGACGGGCAGTTCCGCAAGTTCTGCGGCGTCGTCGGTCTCGATGATTGCGCGGAGCGCCCGGATTTCGCGACCAACGCGGCGCGCGTTGCGAACCGGGACGCGCTGCGGGCGCGGATGCTTCCCGCGCTGGCGGCTTTCGAACGCGATGCGCTTCTCGCGGCGCTGGAAAAGGCAGGGGTGCCCGCCAGCCCCATCAACAATATCGGGCAGGCATTCGCAGACCCCCAGGCCATCGCACGCGGCATGCATCTCGAACTGGAGGACGGGCACGGAAGCCGGCTGCCGTCCGTCCGCACGCCGATACTGCTCTCCGGCACACGCCTCACCTATGACCGCCCATCGCCCCGGCTCGGCGAGCATACGGCGGAAATCCTCGCGGAACTGGACAAGCACGAATGA
- a CDS encoding alanine racemase, whose product MQRFENARDAALTLRPDSPVYCFRPEVLKADARRFMDMFPGRTAYAVKTNGEELVLRTLADAGVTLFDVASPGEFQAVRSVSPKAEMIYMHPVKAQSDIRLALETYGIRVLAVDHEDEVAKLTRIVRALDIDPASVTVFVRVQTKGQAAYELSKKFGAGPAHAVEISERLNKIGYKVGLCFHVGSQIEDPDTYERALASADWVRNRLSFDIAGLDVGGGFPAEYGLDPNSRKPPMPSLAQLMSRLRGDLREYGFDEIPLVAEPGRVIVARAFSLIVRVLLRKGRRLYINDGIWASLSDSWTGKITLPARYIPDPAIKSRAGEARKIVPFRVCGATCDSVDILSRPFWLPESVHTGDWIEIGHIGAYSLSLRTRFNGFYPDTFVEVTTPFDEGDAPEGFASLETMAGATDL is encoded by the coding sequence ATGCAGCGATTCGAAAATGCGCGTGATGCGGCCCTGACGCTACGACCAGATTCGCCCGTCTATTGCTTCAGGCCGGAGGTGCTGAAGGCCGATGCGCGCCGCTTCATGGACATGTTCCCGGGCAGAACAGCCTATGCGGTCAAGACAAATGGCGAGGAGCTGGTCTTGCGCACCCTGGCGGATGCAGGCGTGACGCTTTTCGATGTCGCCTCGCCGGGCGAGTTCCAGGCGGTACGGTCCGTCTCACCGAAGGCCGAAATGATCTATATGCATCCGGTCAAGGCCCAGTCCGACATCAGGCTTGCACTGGAAACCTATGGCATCAGGGTGCTTGCCGTGGACCATGAAGACGAGGTTGCGAAGCTCACCCGTATCGTGCGCGCGCTCGACATCGACCCGGCATCGGTGACGGTCTTCGTGCGGGTTCAGACGAAAGGACAGGCAGCCTACGAACTGTCCAAGAAGTTCGGTGCGGGCCCGGCCCATGCCGTTGAGATCAGCGAGCGGCTGAACAAGATCGGATACAAGGTTGGCCTGTGCTTCCACGTCGGAAGCCAGATCGAGGACCCCGACACCTATGAACGCGCGCTGGCTTCCGCCGACTGGGTGCGCAACAGGTTGAGCTTCGACATTGCCGGGCTGGACGTCGGAGGCGGGTTCCCGGCCGAATATGGGCTCGATCCGAACAGCCGGAAGCCGCCCATGCCCTCGCTCGCGCAGTTGATGTCGCGCCTGCGCGGCGATCTCAGGGAATATGGGTTCGATGAAATTCCGCTCGTCGCCGAACCGGGCCGTGTGATCGTGGCAAGGGCGTTTTCGCTGATCGTCCGGGTCCTGCTGCGCAAAGGTCGCCGCCTCTACATCAATGACGGTATCTGGGCGTCGCTTTCGGATAGCTGGACCGGAAAGATCACCTTGCCCGCACGCTACATACCCGATCCGGCGATCAAGAGCAGGGCAGGTGAAGCCAGGAAGATCGTGCCGTTCCGCGTCTGCGGCGCGACCTGCGATTCGGTCGATATATTGTCACGTCCCTTCTGGCTGCCGGAATCCGTGCACACTGGCGACTGGATCGAAATCGGCCATATCGGCGCCTATTCGCTATCGCTGCGCACGCGGTTCAACGGTTTTTATCCGGACACTTTCGTGGAAGTCACGACGCCGTTCGACGAGGGAGACGCGCCGGAAGGCTTTGCGAGCCTCGAAACCATGGCCGGCGCGACCGATTTGTAG
- a CDS encoding metalloregulator ArsR/SmtB family transcription factor, with product MRVTLNRVVDSLKAAAESSRLRILVLLTHGDLTVSDLTEILNQSQPRVSRHLRLLLEAGLIDRYQEGSWAFFRLTDMQDDREFVKGLVGRIDDADAQVQRDLERLGDVKRRRQDAARLYFSEHAERWDELRSLHVPDKAVEAALVKLIGKRPFQSMLDLGTGTGRLLEILAPCYTRGVGIDLSREMLAVARANLDRAGVTHAQVRQGDIFAAQIERNAFDLVTMHQVLHYLDDPARAVREAARMLRPAGRLIVVDFAPHSLEVLRDKHAHQRLGFSDQQMREWFEAAGLRMEEVQSFSPAQPSDDKLTVKLWLGRDERLLIADPIANHDARVTA from the coding sequence ATGCGCGTCACATTGAACAGGGTCGTTGATAGCTTGAAGGCGGCTGCCGAATCCAGTCGCTTGCGCATTCTCGTGTTGCTGACGCATGGGGACCTGACGGTTTCGGACCTGACCGAAATCCTGAACCAGTCGCAGCCGCGCGTCTCCCGCCATCTTCGGCTTCTGCTGGAGGCAGGCTTGATCGACCGCTACCAGGAGGGATCGTGGGCGTTCTTCCGGCTGACGGACATGCAGGACGACCGCGAATTCGTGAAAGGGCTGGTCGGGCGCATCGATGATGCCGACGCGCAGGTTCAGCGCGACCTTGAGCGGCTTGGCGACGTCAAGCGGCGCAGGCAGGACGCGGCGCGGCTCTATTTCTCCGAACATGCGGAAAGGTGGGATGAGCTTCGTTCGCTGCACGTGCCGGACAAGGCCGTCGAGGCCGCGCTCGTGAAGCTGATCGGAAAGCGTCCTTTCCAGTCGATGCTGGACCTCGGAACCGGGACCGGCCGGCTGCTGGAGATTCTGGCTCCATGTTACACGCGGGGCGTCGGCATAGACCTTTCACGCGAAATGCTGGCGGTGGCCCGCGCCAATCTTGACCGCGCAGGCGTCACCCATGCGCAGGTTCGCCAGGGCGACATTTTCGCCGCCCAGATCGAGCGAAACGCATTCGATCTGGTGACGATGCACCAGGTGCTCCACTATCTCGACGATCCGGCGCGCGCGGTGCGCGAGGCGGCGCGCATGCTCCGGCCCGCCGGTCGGCTGATCGTGGTGGATTTCGCGCCGCATTCGCTCGAGGTCCTGCGTGACAAGCACGCCCACCAGCGCCTCGGATTCTCCGACCAGCAGATGCGGGAGTGGTTCGAGGCGGCTGGTCTGCGGATGGAGGAGGTGCAGTCCTTCTCGCCCGCCCAGCCGAGTGACGATAAGCTCACCGTCAAGCTCTGGCTTGGCCGCGACGAGCGCCTTCTGATTGCCGATCCCATCGCCAACCATGATGCAAGAGTGACCGCCTGA
- the metF gene encoding methylenetetrahydrofolate reductase [NAD(P)H] — protein MSQSRFSRRPDLGDRIKVSFEFFPPKSDEMEARLWGTVKRLEPLQPHFVSVTYGAGGSTRERTARTVGRILSDTSLLPAAHLTCIDASREQADGVISQFVDLGVKRFVALRGDPVAGVGTRYQPHPDGYANGAEMVAAISRHGDFDISVSAYPEKHPESPDFATDIDMLKRKVDAGATRAITQFFFDNDLYERFVERVRRAGIYIPIVPGILPVHNIKQVGNFSARAGAHVPGWLSERFEGLENDPQTHALVAAAVAAEQVLDLIERGVGDFHFYTMNRADLAFAICHMIGVRPQAASRDGADLTSAAA, from the coding sequence ATGTCTCAATCCCGCTTTTCGCGCCGCCCGGATCTCGGCGACCGCATCAAGGTTTCCTTCGAGTTCTTTCCGCCGAAATCGGACGAGATGGAGGCGCGGCTCTGGGGCACTGTGAAAAGGCTGGAACCCTTGCAGCCGCATTTCGTGTCGGTTACCTATGGCGCGGGCGGGTCTACCCGCGAGCGCACGGCTCGCACGGTGGGCCGCATCTTGTCGGACACCTCGCTTCTGCCTGCGGCACACCTGACCTGCATCGACGCCTCGCGCGAGCAGGCTGACGGCGTCATAAGCCAGTTCGTCGATCTCGGCGTGAAGCGTTTCGTCGCTTTGCGCGGGGACCCTGTTGCGGGCGTCGGCACGCGCTATCAGCCGCATCCTGACGGCTACGCCAATGGCGCCGAGATGGTCGCCGCAATCAGCCGCCATGGGGATTTCGACATATCCGTGTCGGCCTATCCCGAAAAGCACCCGGAAAGTCCCGATTTTGCCACTGACATCGACATGCTGAAGCGCAAGGTCGATGCAGGAGCAACGCGGGCGATCACCCAGTTCTTCTTCGACAACGACCTCTATGAGCGCTTTGTGGAGCGCGTGCGCAGGGCCGGAATCTACATTCCGATCGTTCCGGGAATCCTTCCCGTGCACAACATCAAGCAGGTCGGCAATTTTTCAGCGCGCGCCGGAGCACATGTGCCGGGGTGGCTGAGTGAACGCTTCGAGGGCCTCGAAAACGATCCCCAGACTCATGCGCTGGTGGCCGCGGCGGTTGCCGCCGAACAGGTCCTTGACCTCATTGAGCGGGGCGTAGGTGATTTCCATTTCTATACGATGAACCGCGCCGACCTTGCCTTTGCCATTTGCCATATGATTGGCGTCAGGCCGCAAGCCGCCAGCCGCGATGGTGCCGATCTGACATCCGCTGCCGCCTGA
- a CDS encoding DMT family transporter: MAIAQSATSPSMSARDWSLLLLLGAIWGGSFFFARVAVAEVQPLMLVLLRVGIAAIALQLYLLVAGPSFAPALAKTVPFFGLALLNNVIPFSLIFAGQTQMGAGLASVLNATTPVWTLIIASLLSSDEMLTWNKVAGILLGIAGTAVMIGPGIVAGLGGPVWAKFALVGAALSYAFALLFARRFFVGVPAPLVAAGQLTASTIIMLPVVSGLYDPSPLLAVSSSVWAAVLALALLSTAFAYILFFRIVASAGATNASLVTLIVPASAVLLGAVFLGERLESFELAGMALIGLGLVTIDGRLFTRL, from the coding sequence ATGGCCATCGCGCAATCGGCAACCTCGCCCTCCATGTCCGCCCGGGACTGGAGCCTGTTGCTCCTGCTTGGTGCGATCTGGGGCGGTTCATTCTTCTTCGCACGCGTTGCGGTAGCCGAAGTCCAGCCGCTCATGCTCGTGCTCCTGCGCGTCGGCATCGCCGCCATTGCCCTGCAACTCTATCTGCTTGTCGCAGGCCCCTCCTTTGCACCTGCCCTTGCAAAGACCGTACCCTTTTTCGGCCTCGCATTGCTCAACAACGTCATCCCGTTTTCGTTGATCTTTGCCGGCCAGACCCAGATGGGAGCAGGTTTGGCGTCGGTTCTCAATGCAACCACTCCCGTTTGGACACTTATCATCGCGAGCCTTCTGTCGAGCGACGAGATGCTCACCTGGAACAAGGTCGCCGGAATATTGCTCGGCATCGCCGGGACCGCCGTGATGATCGGGCCGGGGATCGTTGCCGGATTGGGCGGACCGGTCTGGGCAAAATTCGCGCTCGTCGGCGCAGCACTTTCCTATGCGTTCGCTCTGTTGTTTGCCCGCAGGTTCTTCGTCGGCGTCCCTGCTCCGCTGGTTGCCGCAGGCCAACTCACGGCCTCCACGATCATCATGCTTCCGGTCGTATCGGGGCTCTACGATCCATCGCCCTTGCTGGCGGTCAGCTCATCGGTTTGGGCGGCAGTGCTTGCGCTGGCGCTCCTTTCAACGGCCTTTGCCTATATTCTCTTTTTTCGCATCGTGGCATCGGCGGGCGCGACCAATGCCTCGCTCGTCACGCTGATCGTTCCGGCAAGCGCAGTGTTGCTTGGCGCGGTATTTCTGGGAGAAAGGCTGGAGTCTTTTGAATTAGCCGGCATGGCGTTGATCGGTCTAGGTCTGGTCACCATCGACGGTCGTCTGTTCACACGCCTTTGA
- a CDS encoding alpha/beta hydrolase — MRFSEQRVLQSPTGAMINYYIRKAEGRPRGIVHVNHGLAEHAGRYARFADFLAQCGYHTYAHDHRGHGSTTAPDAPLGVFAWKNGRAKVLADISAMHDLIKREHPTLPLILFGHSMGGIIALNYIQERSSHLKGAAIFNANVSAGVLGRVALLVLAWERMRLGSDTPSRMLPRLTFRAWAKTVPNARTPFDWLSRDPNEVDKYIADPFCGWDASISLWRDLFGFIISDARDKNYVQVDRDLPLLLVGGEKDPATDGGKAVEAIARRFDAMRFSNLVTRIYPQALHESLNDINRDEVMADFVEWADAIVNAGPVQDG, encoded by the coding sequence ATGCGGTTCAGCGAGCAGCGTGTGCTTCAATCGCCGACTGGCGCGATGATAAACTACTACATCCGCAAAGCCGAAGGCAGGCCGCGCGGGATAGTTCATGTCAATCATGGACTTGCCGAGCATGCCGGGCGTTATGCGCGGTTCGCGGATTTCCTGGCGCAATGCGGCTATCACACCTATGCGCATGACCATCGCGGCCACGGATCGACCACCGCGCCGGACGCCCCGCTCGGCGTTTTTGCGTGGAAGAACGGGCGCGCCAAGGTTCTGGCCGATATTTCGGCGATGCACGATCTCATCAAGCGTGAGCATCCGACACTACCGCTGATCCTGTTCGGGCACTCCATGGGCGGCATCATCGCGCTGAATTACATTCAGGAGCGCTCGTCACATCTGAAGGGTGCGGCGATCTTCAACGCAAATGTCTCAGCGGGCGTGCTGGGCCGCGTCGCGCTGCTCGTGCTGGCGTGGGAGCGCATGCGGCTTGGCTCCGACACGCCGTCGCGGATGCTCCCGCGCCTGACATTTCGGGCATGGGCAAAGACTGTTCCCAACGCGCGCACCCCTTTCGACTGGCTATCGCGCGACCCGAACGAAGTGGACAAATACATTGCCGACCCCTTCTGCGGGTGGGACGCATCCATATCGCTGTGGCGCGACCTCTTCGGCTTCATCATCTCGGATGCCCGCGACAAGAACTATGTTCAGGTCGACCGCGACCTGCCCTTGCTGCTGGTTGGCGGCGAGAAGGACCCTGCTACCGATGGCGGCAAGGCAGTTGAAGCGATTGCGCGCAGGTTCGATGCGATGCGGTTTTCGAATCTCGTTACAAGGATTTATCCTCAAGCGCTCCACGAATCTCTCAACGACATCAACCGCGATGAGGTCATGGCCGATTTCGTGGAATGGGCCGACGCAATCGTAAATGCTGGACCAGTGCAGGATGGGTGA
- a CDS encoding beta-ketoacyl-ACP synthase III, which yields MNRVIISGIGVEIPEAVVTNDELVASFNAWVDQENARREGTGAEPLAKSSSEFIEHASGIRTRHMIDREGVLDPARMAPRIAPRPDEALSVEAEFGIAAARRAIEHAGCRPQDIDLVICSASHHQRPYPAIAIEIQNALGTSGAGFDMGLGCSSAAAALHVACNMVRSGGQKRILVVVPEIVTSPLDFRDRQTHFIFGDAAVAMVVEPRNGRRSGRFEVIDTRTWTQLSSNIRNNLGFLTRSEQEDPYLIRLEGNLIKQVGNKVFKEVTVAGHKFIVDFLAHHDLTPNDMRRFWLHQANARMNAMILKLAFGEEVGHDRAPMVLDRLGNTAAAGAIVALKENHEDMKTGDYGLLCAFGAGYSIGGALMRMM from the coding sequence ATGAATCGCGTTATCATCAGCGGCATCGGGGTGGAAATTCCCGAAGCGGTTGTCACCAATGACGAGCTTGTCGCAAGTTTCAACGCATGGGTCGATCAGGAGAACGCACGGCGCGAGGGCACAGGCGCGGAGCCATTGGCCAAGTCTTCCTCTGAGTTCATCGAGCATGCCTCCGGCATTCGCACGCGGCATATGATCGACCGTGAGGGTGTGCTCGATCCGGCCCGCATGGCGCCACGCATTGCACCGCGCCCAGACGAAGCGCTTTCGGTGGAAGCCGAGTTCGGCATCGCGGCGGCACGCCGCGCGATCGAGCATGCCGGGTGCAGGCCGCAGGACATCGACCTGGTGATCTGTTCCGCGTCGCATCACCAGCGGCCCTATCCGGCGATTGCGATTGAAATTCAGAATGCGCTCGGGACCTCGGGGGCAGGCTTCGACATGGGGCTGGGCTGTTCGTCGGCTGCGGCTGCCTTGCACGTCGCCTGCAATATGGTGCGATCCGGCGGACAGAAGCGCATCCTTGTTGTTGTGCCCGAAATCGTCACGTCGCCGCTCGATTTCCGTGACCGGCAGACACATTTTATTTTTGGAGACGCCGCCGTCGCGATGGTGGTCGAGCCGCGCAACGGCCGCCGTTCCGGTCGTTTCGAGGTGATCGATACGAGGACATGGACGCAGCTTTCTTCCAATATCCGCAACAATCTCGGCTTTCTGACGCGCTCGGAGCAGGAAGACCCATACCTCATCAGGCTTGAGGGAAACCTGATCAAGCAGGTGGGCAACAAGGTTTTCAAGGAGGTCACGGTCGCCGGCCACAAATTCATCGTGGATTTCCTTGCCCATCACGACCTGACGCCGAACGACATGCGCCGTTTCTGGCTGCATCAGGCCAATGCCCGCATGAATGCGATGATCCTCAAGCTCGCCTTCGGGGAAGAGGTGGGCCATGACCGCGCGCCGATGGTGCTGGACAGGCTTGGCAACACGGCTGCTGCTGGCGCAATCGTTGCTCTCAAGGAAAACCATGAGGACATGAAGACCGGCGATTATGGGCTGCTCTGCGCATTTGGCGCGGGATATTCCATCGGCGGCGCGCTGATGAGGATGATGTAA